The genomic interval ATACGCAGGTTCGGGTGGTTCAACATAGAAAGGCCCATGGTGGCCATGTTCGGTGCTGGCCTGATGATTCTTTTTGGCGTTGTAGGACCGGAGGAGGCGTTGAGGGCTATCGACCTGAACACCCTTGCCCTACTGCTTGGAATGATGATACTTGTTGCTTGCCTAGAAGTTTGCGGCTTTTTCACCTGGGTCTCGCTATGGATAATCTCCCGGTCAAGGGATCAATTTAGATTTTTAGCCTTGATTATGATCGCCACTGCGGTCCTTTCTGCTCTCATTCTTAACGACACCGTAGTTCTTCTCTTTACCCCCATCGTAATCAAGACTTGTAGATTGA from Methanomassiliicoccales archaeon carries:
- a CDS encoding SLC13 family permease yields the protein MSIEMVWALLIFLLTYILISIRRFGWFNIERPMVAMFGAGLMILFGVVGPEEALRAIDLNTLALLLGMMILVACLEVCGFFTWVSLWIISRSRDQFRFLALIMIATAVLSALILNDTVVLLFTPIVIKTCRL